One window of Thermocoleostomius sinensis A174 genomic DNA carries:
- a CDS encoding RNA polymerase sigma factor SigF, whose amino-acid sequence MTATQSSLRSHSLELLIAYQQSPSVALRNKLVRLNAGLVRKIAHRVSYQCAEPYEDLEQIGYLGLIRAIERFDPTQGCAFSSFAVPYIRGEMLHFLRDRGSSIKVPRRWQDMQKEGQKIRAELAKQSGRPPQDDEIAARLGVCVHEWREIKMATKNRLPLSLDATVCQQVDSTITLGETLPDVHYQHLQRLEEDRQQLQHALNQLESKTRAAIEFVFFSDLSRKEVAERIGVSPMTVTRRIQRGLEQMVAFLQPQSLQTDP is encoded by the coding sequence ATGACGGCTACTCAATCTTCTCTTCGATCGCACAGTCTGGAATTGTTAATCGCCTATCAACAATCACCGTCTGTTGCACTGCGCAACAAGTTGGTACGGCTCAACGCCGGTTTAGTCCGTAAAATTGCCCATCGTGTCAGCTATCAATGTGCCGAACCATACGAAGATCTAGAACAGATTGGTTATTTAGGTCTGATTCGAGCCATCGAGCGATTTGACCCCACCCAAGGGTGCGCCTTCAGTTCCTTCGCCGTCCCCTACATTCGCGGTGAAATGCTGCATTTTCTACGAGATCGGGGCAGTTCCATCAAAGTTCCCCGGCGTTGGCAAGATATGCAGAAAGAAGGGCAAAAAATTCGAGCCGAACTGGCAAAACAGTCCGGCCGTCCACCTCAAGACGATGAAATTGCTGCGCGTTTGGGCGTTTGTGTGCATGAATGGCGCGAAATTAAGATGGCCACTAAAAACCGACTGCCGCTGAGCTTAGATGCCACGGTTTGCCAGCAGGTTGATTCCACCATTACTCTTGGTGAAACTCTACCAGACGTGCATTATCAACATCTCCAGCGCTTAGAAGAAGATCGGCAGCAACTACAGCACGCCCTCAATCAACTGGAAAGCAAAACTAGAGCCGCGATCGAGTTTGTGTTCTTCAGCGACTTGTCCCGTAAGGAAGTTGCAGAGCGGATCGGCGTCAGTCCTATGACCGTAACCCGTCGTATTCAACGTGGTCTCGAACAAATGGTGGCATTTCTACAACCTCAGTCGTTGCAAACCGATCCCTGA
- a CDS encoding CHAD domain-containing protein has protein sequence MASTQKGAVAKVDPHTLTLGEFAQQVITDQFKRVVKRKKGVLADKETEHLHQMRVGTRRLRTALQIFENAVCLPKSANAKQLRDLARVLGEVRDLDVQTASLQDDYLPGLNQREQKKLEQVLKVLINRRKIAFARMKAVLNGEFERIHKSYVDWIETPKFTDVAQLPIGLVLPDVLSPLLSELCLHPGWLIPTDQISEENAEVLHDLRKLCKHVRYQTEFFVPFYGDEFYNWVQDIKQIQDNLGTFQDTQILQALLAEELGRKSTLPELQAKIRQQQAEALANWEDTRQTYLDEGFRYHLHELLLQPTSRSTRVHPELLKSNAADSN, from the coding sequence ATGGCAAGCACACAGAAAGGGGCAGTTGCAAAAGTAGACCCACACACTCTGACGCTTGGTGAGTTTGCTCAGCAGGTCATTACGGACCAATTTAAGCGGGTTGTGAAGCGAAAAAAGGGAGTTTTAGCCGATAAGGAAACAGAACACTTGCACCAAATGCGGGTAGGAACGCGGCGGCTGCGAACGGCGCTACAGATATTTGAAAATGCTGTTTGCTTACCGAAGTCTGCAAATGCTAAACAACTGCGCGATTTGGCTAGAGTGCTCGGCGAAGTCCGCGATCTGGATGTGCAAACAGCCAGTCTTCAAGATGACTATCTTCCAGGTTTGAACCAACGAGAACAAAAGAAGCTGGAGCAAGTGTTGAAGGTGCTGATCAATCGCCGCAAAATTGCATTTGCTCGGATGAAAGCGGTACTAAATGGAGAGTTTGAGCGCATCCACAAGTCCTATGTAGACTGGATTGAAACCCCCAAATTTACCGATGTAGCGCAACTGCCGATCGGGTTAGTCTTGCCGGATGTGCTCAGCCCCTTGCTATCTGAGCTATGTTTACATCCTGGCTGGCTCATCCCGACCGACCAGATTTCTGAAGAAAATGCCGAGGTACTGCATGATCTCAGAAAACTCTGTAAGCATGTGCGCTACCAAACCGAATTTTTTGTGCCCTTCTATGGAGATGAGTTCTACAATTGGGTGCAAGACATTAAGCAAATTCAAGACAATTTGGGTACATTCCAAGATACTCAAATCCTGCAAGCACTACTAGCAGAGGAACTGGGGCGTAAATCCACACTGCCAGAGTTACAAGCAAAGATTCGGCAACAACAAGCAGAGGCCTTGGCAAATTGGGAAGACACGCGCCAAACCTATTTGGACGAGGGCTTCCGCTATCATTTGCACGAACTGCTCTTGCAGCCCACCAGTCGATCGACTCGAGTTCATCCAGAGTTACTGAAATCGAACGCCGCAGATTCCAACTAA
- a CDS encoding polysaccharide deacetylase family protein has product MTIAALPVFVLSPKSVLANVVQQPVSSPVLPCPVGQLATASLTAGAPSSRVVYPSNVSTLVESVLPGLEPLFSARPFPLIHEQARLSRVPVIMYHDILPTKEVFFDVTPEELEAHFQLIQAAGLTPIGLDQLVEHLSTGRQLPAKPIVLSFDDGYAGHYTHVFPLLKQYGYPAVFAIYPSKVGRGFGRSSLTWEQLREMVADPLVTIASHSITHPPDLRELSDAELRHEIVESKRILETELGQPIDHFVYPEGKYDERVARWVQQSGYHSALTMNDEDNRFAGQSADLLSVDRIGQSQLEMILDSVYGGPPLLSVGQSFNFNNAIQLHRQTVDAVPLIFASGGQPTTVHADSRYQVWEIMKTTKAIAAVDGGFFSLEFLDSNDMIGPVYSQSTQQFVPANAAENRSIQGRPLVLIGSSRVEFIPYDPTKHNTLRGIRAEMPEVTDAFVAAAWLVKNGQPRSPHTFKNLFDFDAARDRAFWGIDQAGQPVVGVSGDYVDSVSLGNALSQVGLRDAVMLDSGASASLAYEGQSLMSYEPRPVPHVVALLPPPEVLPRVNLAPSQESLSGRAACATVSKQSLSEQSLSEQPVSQPSDKGVNVE; this is encoded by the coding sequence ATGACGATCGCGGCGCTTCCAGTGTTTGTTTTATCGCCCAAGTCTGTCTTGGCAAACGTGGTGCAACAACCTGTTTCTAGCCCGGTGTTGCCTTGTCCAGTTGGTCAGTTGGCAACTGCATCCTTGACGGCTGGAGCACCGTCTAGTCGAGTGGTGTATCCGTCAAACGTTAGCACACTGGTTGAGTCTGTCTTGCCGGGATTAGAACCATTATTTTCCGCTCGTCCTTTTCCGTTGATTCACGAACAAGCGCGCCTGTCCCGCGTTCCTGTGATCATGTATCACGATATTCTGCCCACAAAAGAAGTATTTTTCGATGTCACTCCGGAGGAATTGGAAGCTCATTTTCAACTCATTCAAGCGGCTGGTTTGACACCGATCGGTCTCGATCAATTAGTGGAACACCTGTCTACGGGACGACAATTGCCTGCTAAACCGATCGTTTTGTCGTTTGACGATGGTTATGCCGGTCACTATACCCATGTGTTTCCGCTACTGAAACAGTATGGCTATCCGGCAGTGTTTGCGATTTATCCATCGAAAGTGGGTCGCGGTTTTGGGCGATCGAGCTTAACGTGGGAGCAACTACGGGAAATGGTCGCTGATCCACTAGTGACGATTGCCTCGCACAGCATTACCCATCCCCCCGACCTGCGTGAACTGTCTGATGCTGAATTACGCCACGAAATCGTGGAATCGAAACGCATCTTGGAAACAGAACTGGGGCAGCCGATCGATCATTTTGTGTATCCCGAGGGTAAGTATGATGAGCGGGTGGCGCGTTGGGTTCAGCAATCTGGGTATCACTCGGCACTGACGATGAATGATGAGGACAATCGCTTTGCCGGACAGTCAGCGGACTTGCTGAGCGTCGATCGCATTGGGCAATCTCAGTTAGAGATGATTCTGGATTCGGTCTATGGTGGGCCACCGTTGTTGTCTGTAGGACAGTCTTTTAACTTTAACAATGCCATTCAACTGCATCGCCAGACCGTTGATGCGGTACCGCTGATTTTTGCTTCCGGTGGTCAACCCACCACGGTTCATGCTGATAGCCGTTATCAAGTTTGGGAGATTATGAAAACAACAAAGGCGATTGCGGCAGTGGATGGTGGATTTTTTTCGTTGGAGTTTTTAGATTCTAACGATATGATTGGGCCTGTTTACAGCCAAAGCACCCAACAGTTTGTTCCGGCTAATGCAGCCGAGAACCGCAGCATTCAGGGGCGTCCGCTGGTGCTCATTGGTTCTAGCCGAGTGGAGTTTATTCCTTATGATCCAACGAAACACAATACGCTGAGGGGAATCCGGGCCGAAATGCCTGAAGTAACAGATGCGTTTGTGGCGGCCGCGTGGCTAGTGAAAAATGGGCAGCCGCGATCGCCTCATACCTTTAAGAACTTGTTTGATTTTGATGCCGCTCGCGATCGAGCCTTTTGGGGCATTGATCAGGCAGGTCAACCTGTAGTAGGTGTTTCCGGCGATTATGTGGATTCGGTATCTCTAGGCAACGCTCTCAGCCAAGTGGGGCTACGCGATGCCGTAATGCTAGATTCTGGCGCCAGTGCGTCACTGGCTTACGAGGGGCAATCTTTAATGAGCTATGAGCCTCGCCCTGTGCCCCATGTTGTCGCTCTGTTGCCGCCGCCGGAGGTGCTTCCCCGTGTGAATCTGGCTCCGTCTCAAGAGAGTTTATCTGGTCGGGCGGCTTGTGCCACTGTGTCTAAGCAATCTCTGTCTGAGCAATCTTTATCTGAGCAACCTGTATCTCAACCATCTGACAAAGGAGTGAACGTCGAGTGA
- a CDS encoding M15 family metallopeptidase translates to MTLKPDSFQPASRKKINVWIKTPRRLHWVRLGIRGIRQALFCDFNGGQRRSWTTRTRLKVWHIGLVFWLGVLTAIVQSALLQIVSPDTAQRLHQATSEIVQVLEPTAWLPTPIDMPKAMAGLAQLEIRSYNANFAYLGHLPYDKPSADQLVPFPSEPPYMTRAGETLHQEAVAALKTMMTAAQQEGIFLFLVSGFRDLSTQHLLFQARTAALGSEAAAAKAVAPPGYSEHHTGYAIDLADGLNDFRDFEHTAAFAWMTTHAHEYGFELSFPPGNPQGVDYEPWHWRFVGSPTALDIFATAREKLGKNEFQTDN, encoded by the coding sequence GTGACCCTGAAACCTGATTCTTTTCAACCCGCGTCGCGTAAGAAAATCAATGTCTGGATTAAAACTCCTAGGCGGCTACACTGGGTTAGGTTAGGGATCAGGGGGATTCGGCAAGCACTATTTTGTGACTTTAACGGTGGGCAACGGCGATCGTGGACAACGAGAACCCGGTTGAAGGTATGGCACATTGGACTCGTGTTTTGGCTGGGGGTGCTCACTGCCATAGTGCAGTCGGCCTTGTTGCAGATAGTCAGCCCAGATACGGCTCAACGGCTGCATCAAGCTACATCCGAGATTGTACAAGTGCTAGAGCCGACGGCATGGCTTCCAACCCCGATCGACATGCCTAAAGCGATGGCTGGGCTGGCACAACTGGAAATTCGATCGTACAATGCCAATTTTGCCTATCTGGGGCACTTGCCCTATGACAAACCCTCTGCCGATCAATTGGTTCCATTCCCTAGCGAGCCGCCCTATATGACTCGAGCAGGCGAAACGCTACATCAAGAGGCGGTGGCAGCCCTGAAAACCATGATGACAGCCGCACAGCAGGAAGGAATTTTTCTGTTTCTCGTGTCTGGCTTTCGAGATTTATCGACGCAACATTTGTTATTCCAAGCCCGAACAGCCGCACTGGGGTCCGAAGCAGCGGCAGCTAAGGCGGTGGCTCCTCCTGGATACAGTGAGCATCATACAGGTTATGCGATCGATTTAGCGGATGGGCTAAACGATTTTCGGGATTTTGAGCATACGGCTGCTTTCGCTTGGATGACGACTCATGCCCACGAATATGGCTTTGAGCTATCTTTTCCGCCCGGAAATCCTCAAGGAGTCGATTATGAACCTTGGCATTGGCGGTTTGTTGGATCGCCCACGGCTTTAGACATCTTTGCCACTGCAAGAGAGAAATTGGGAAAGAATGAATTTCAAACGGACAACTAG
- a CDS encoding response regulator transcription factor, translating to MKLTIVVIDDHELVLDGTVSTLRQKYPDATVFTADTKQSGQDMVNSTHPDLVVVDLSIPETVEEVARVDTGIELLKNLMQKHPTLNIVVQSANVRPLVRLKPMIDDHEGGFTIADKNLRRDEMLKKVSMAIDGGRYLPKEMKLGLEVKPEWLEVLRLAFQEGLQDKAIAKRMNLSERTVRHYWTKLQDALSVYPEDDQNLRIQVEIRAREEGLID from the coding sequence ATGAAACTCACTATCGTTGTCATTGATGATCATGAACTTGTTCTAGATGGAACGGTCAGCACATTACGGCAAAAATATCCAGACGCCACGGTGTTCACTGCTGACACGAAACAATCGGGGCAAGATATGGTTAACAGTACGCATCCAGACCTGGTAGTTGTAGATTTATCGATACCCGAAACCGTTGAGGAAGTGGCACGGGTTGACACGGGAATTGAATTATTAAAAAACTTAATGCAAAAGCATCCCACCCTCAATATTGTGGTGCAAAGCGCCAATGTGCGACCGTTGGTGCGCTTGAAGCCGATGATTGATGATCACGAAGGTGGATTTACCATTGCTGATAAAAATCTGCGTCGAGATGAAATGCTCAAGAAAGTAAGCATGGCGATCGACGGCGGACGATATTTACCGAAGGAAATGAAATTAGGCTTGGAAGTGAAGCCAGAATGGTTAGAAGTATTGCGCTTGGCTTTTCAAGAAGGGTTGCAAGATAAAGCGATCGCCAAACGCATGAATTTATCCGAAAGAACAGTACGACACTATTGGACAAAACTGCAAGATGCCCTAAGCGTTTATCCCGAAGATGATCAAAACTTGCGAATTCAGGTAGAAATCCGGGCACGGGAAGAAGGATTAATTGATTAA
- a CDS encoding sensor histidine kinase, whose protein sequence is MKRYTWEAIRKELILWRIGALPGLLVIGLVVLLRLTGSLQQMEWWSLDHLLRSRPNEPTDDRVLIVGIDEADINEVGVHPIPDQQLAALLKKLQTYQPAAIGIDIVRDLPIKPGEAELEQVFQTHNNIIGIEKVLPDDIGATIDPPRGLPPQQVGFADVVLDQDSSMRRSLLGTPTKTGDYQFSLALRLAWLYLDRYGCQLANGVQDIEALSFCSVELRRFQPNDGGYIHADARGNQILINYRSGEQPFRRVSMIQVLRGEVAEDWIRDRVILIGVTATSGRDMVKSEAVDHNTSGLIFGIETHAHVTSQIISMVLDDRPALMVWSDGWDYVWIIGWGLLGILFGRIFTSPVKTLLGLGIAVALLFGISYTALVMGWWLPIVPAAMVLVLNGAGLTASLFYRYQQDLKARIQDRQQVIDQTFDAIHNGPLQTLARLLRNTQEQVPLEQLHADLERLNQELRSVYEAVQQESLPQSKTLYLCNGANLNLQHATHELLHEVYRNTMTRSFPCFKTVKAKIVSFEHIDDRPLSLEQKRGLCRFLEEALCNAGKYATGMTRLEVVCKPENHWIVVRVVDNGLGIEGGSDGQMSPSGGRGTRQAKQLARQLNGMFRRSPNRPKGTICEISYPMNKLWFR, encoded by the coding sequence GTGAAACGTTACACCTGGGAAGCCATTCGGAAAGAACTAATACTTTGGCGAATTGGAGCGCTGCCAGGGCTATTGGTTATTGGTCTCGTAGTTTTATTGCGCTTGACGGGTTCGTTACAGCAAATGGAATGGTGGTCGCTTGATCATCTCTTGCGATCGCGTCCCAACGAACCCACCGACGATCGAGTCTTAATTGTTGGCATCGATGAAGCGGACATCAATGAAGTTGGCGTCCATCCCATTCCCGATCAGCAACTGGCCGCTCTGCTCAAAAAACTGCAAACCTATCAACCAGCGGCGATCGGCATTGATATTGTGCGCGATTTACCGATTAAACCCGGTGAAGCCGAGCTAGAGCAAGTCTTTCAAACCCATAACAATATTATCGGGATTGAGAAAGTTCTACCCGATGACATTGGCGCTACGATCGACCCACCCCGAGGGTTGCCGCCCCAGCAGGTGGGCTTTGCCGATGTGGTATTGGATCAAGATAGCTCCATGCGACGCAGTTTGCTGGGCACCCCCACCAAAACCGGAGATTATCAGTTTTCGCTGGCGTTGCGCTTGGCTTGGCTTTACCTAGATCGATATGGCTGTCAACTGGCGAATGGGGTGCAAGATATCGAGGCGTTGAGTTTTTGCTCAGTGGAACTGCGACGGTTTCAACCCAACGACGGAGGATATATTCATGCCGATGCCCGTGGCAACCAGATATTGATTAACTATCGCTCTGGCGAACAGCCTTTCCGTCGGGTATCGATGATACAGGTGTTGCGGGGAGAGGTGGCAGAAGACTGGATTCGCGATCGCGTGATTCTCATAGGCGTCACAGCTACGAGCGGGCGCGATATGGTCAAGTCAGAAGCGGTCGATCACAATACCTCCGGCTTGATCTTTGGCATTGAAACCCATGCCCATGTTACCAGTCAAATCATCAGTATGGTGTTGGACGATCGACCCGCACTGATGGTGTGGAGCGACGGTTGGGATTATGTTTGGATTATTGGCTGGGGTCTTTTAGGAATTTTGTTTGGACGAATTTTTACGTCACCCGTGAAAACATTGCTAGGGTTGGGAATTGCGGTGGCTCTGCTGTTTGGCATTTCCTATACGGCGTTAGTGATGGGGTGGTGGTTGCCGATCGTGCCAGCGGCAATGGTGCTGGTGTTAAATGGAGCCGGACTGACAGCCTCGCTGTTTTATCGCTATCAGCAAGACCTGAAAGCCCGCATTCAAGATCGCCAGCAAGTCATCGATCAAACCTTTGATGCCATTCACAACGGCCCTCTGCAAACCCTAGCTCGCCTGTTGCGCAATACCCAGGAACAAGTACCACTCGAGCAATTGCACGCTGATTTGGAACGATTGAACCAAGAACTGCGATCGGTCTATGAGGCGGTGCAGCAAGAGTCCTTACCCCAAAGCAAAACTCTGTATCTTTGCAATGGGGCAAACTTAAACCTGCAACACGCTACCCACGAACTGCTGCATGAAGTCTATCGCAACACCATGACACGCAGTTTCCCTTGTTTCAAAACCGTCAAAGCAAAAATTGTCTCGTTTGAACATATCGACGACCGACCGCTGAGTTTAGAACAAAAGCGAGGTCTGTGCCGTTTTTTGGAAGAAGCCCTATGCAATGCTGGCAAATATGCGACGGGAATGACCCGGCTTGAAGTGGTTTGTAAACCCGAAAATCATTGGATTGTGGTGCGCGTCGTGGATAACGGCTTAGGGATAGAGGGTGGATCAGACGGGCAGATGAGTCCTTCGGGCGGTCGAGGTACGCGCCAAGCTAAACAGTTAGCCCGACAATTAAATGGAATGTTCCGCCGATCGCCCAATCGCCCCAAAGGAACCATCTGTGAAATCAGTTATCCTATGAACAAGCTGTGGTTTCGCTAG
- a CDS encoding DUF3352 domain-containing protein — MAKSRRSAVTVMWKKKPTLLLTVGTALALMAGGATAWWLLQRTPLSELPTGADALPQETAMSLSFTSDEGQWRRLRQYGTTDSQASFDRGLATWRDRLFTANGIDYQRDIRPWVGEEITVAFLPPPTMDEDASNKVVRPYRTPNTLEFDRSAVMILPIADVDRAQRFLSSPNVTAEQEWVDREYKGETIREVHGQTQLDYAATLIDNRFLVVSGDAQSIERVIDTLKGRASVAQNSDYGRAFSQLRETVTNPFMRLYVNVPAATEFTSSNPNQPIPPQLLSLLQTNQGIASAMTLESDGVRFRGTTWVAPNSRLRLKVQNSAERMPVLLPNQTVLMASGDNLKEFWENYSEPVPASDVTPSTLQRRVWSPDTIRQAFRNFTGLDWDQEVIPWTDGEFALSLLSAPAPADNAVTTAGVLLLIQASDRKAADETFNKLDQVMQERNGWQVQEAQVEGQPVMTWTSPFASLTVTRGWLDGNIVYVAVGPGVAEAVAPAPDTPLATSSLFQSATATDLEAASGHFFLAVDQLVNPNISLPLPALPDSNRQTLSAIRAIGLTTSVQDNRTTRHDVRVLMPRSDRTVGPLPSVVEKEE, encoded by the coding sequence ATGGCAAAATCTAGGCGATCGGCTGTGACTGTGATGTGGAAAAAGAAACCAACCTTATTGCTAACGGTAGGAACAGCATTGGCGCTGATGGCAGGTGGGGCAACGGCTTGGTGGCTGCTGCAACGCACGCCGCTTTCAGAACTGCCTACGGGGGCAGATGCCTTGCCACAAGAGACAGCCATGAGTCTTTCGTTTACCAGTGACGAGGGGCAATGGCGGCGGCTGCGGCAGTATGGCACGACCGATTCTCAAGCCTCGTTTGATCGGGGGCTAGCAACTTGGCGCGATCGCTTGTTTACGGCTAACGGCATTGATTATCAGCGCGATATTCGTCCTTGGGTTGGCGAAGAGATCACAGTGGCGTTTTTGCCCCCCCCAACAATGGACGAGGATGCTAGCAACAAGGTGGTTCGTCCCTACCGCACACCCAATACCCTTGAATTCGATCGATCGGCTGTGATGATTTTGCCGATTGCCGATGTCGATCGAGCACAACGCTTTCTGAGTTCCCCTAATGTTACTGCTGAGCAAGAGTGGGTCGATCGAGAGTATAAGGGCGAGACGATTCGAGAAGTACATGGTCAAACTCAGCTAGATTATGCGGCAACCTTAATAGACAATCGCTTTTTGGTCGTATCTGGGGATGCTCAATCGATCGAGCGAGTGATTGATACGCTCAAGGGCAGAGCGTCGGTCGCCCAAAATTCCGACTATGGGCGGGCTTTTAGTCAACTGCGCGAAACCGTGACTAATCCCTTCATGCGGCTATATGTCAATGTGCCAGCCGCCACAGAATTTACCTCCAGCAACCCCAATCAGCCCATTCCACCTCAGTTATTGAGTTTGCTGCAAACTAATCAAGGGATAGCGTCGGCAATGACGCTAGAGTCGGATGGGGTTCGCTTTCGAGGAACGACTTGGGTGGCACCCAACAGTCGGTTGCGGTTGAAGGTACAAAACAGCGCCGAACGAATGCCAGTGTTGCTGCCCAATCAGACAGTATTGATGGCATCGGGCGATAACCTGAAGGAGTTTTGGGAAAACTATTCGGAACCCGTGCCTGCTTCAGACGTGACACCATCAACGTTACAACGGCGCGTTTGGAGTCCAGATACCATTCGCCAAGCTTTCCGCAACTTTACAGGCTTAGATTGGGATCAGGAGGTAATTCCGTGGACAGACGGCGAATTTGCCCTGTCGTTGCTGTCGGCTCCGGCTCCAGCCGATAACGCGGTGACGACCGCAGGTGTGCTGCTGCTGATTCAAGCCAGCGATCGCAAAGCGGCCGATGAAACATTTAATAAGCTCGATCAAGTCATGCAAGAGCGCAACGGTTGGCAAGTGCAGGAAGCGCAAGTAGAAGGACAGCCTGTAATGACTTGGACATCGCCCTTTGCCTCTCTCACCGTCACTCGTGGCTGGCTAGACGGCAATATTGTTTACGTGGCAGTTGGCCCCGGTGTGGCGGAAGCCGTGGCCCCCGCCCCCGACACCCCTTTAGCAACCAGTAGTTTATTTCAAAGCGCGACCGCAACGGATTTAGAAGCTGCGAGTGGGCACTTCTTTCTGGCGGTAGATCAGTTGGTGAACCCCAACATCAGCCTGCCGCTTCCGGCTTTACCAGACTCCAATCGCCAAACCCTCAGCGCTATTCGAGCGATCGGACTGACAACATCAGTGCAAGACAATCGCACGACACGCCATGATGTGCGGGTGTTGATGCCGCGATCGGACAGAACGGTCGGGCCGCTGCCGTCGGTTGTTGAAAAAGAGGAATAG
- a CDS encoding DEAD/DEAH box helicase family protein, translating into MRSELSSTGQPPTLRPYQLKLVKDLYIKLGQGHRRIAIIAGTGAGKTIIAGKICADLVARGMQLMFLVHLDVLVGQTYRKMQAFGLRCGFIKAGWQEDPTAPIQIASIQTMAQRDWWRSWPAKVILFDEGHTTVFSQIGQTLIYETHPRSIHLALTATPYRLGREQLGDHMQTFVASPVPWQLQRMGYLAPMKYFGVDKDGQVDLSDVRTIAGDFDERDLKNACDRPELVQRIVEEYQRLVSGKRAIAFCIDVEHARHVADAFNAIGIAADVVDGSTPIKERQKLYKALATNQLQVLTSCNVISIGFDEPSVEVGMLLRPTQSRALHQQQIGRVMRISPDTGKQYGIILDQAGNLQRLGFPEDIKSYYLPTKREPGSNEVSPAKQCPHCNRLVWGFIMQCPECGYCWPSEPQVCAEELVEVLSEHQQQLPMIEFYRAQRRKMFRDGESLNWIKHKFYEKFGRLPDPSWCQGAIFGDNPSIDDKVSYRTYLMAQAQRQGKSISWVIDEFQQEFGLDEWQSLF; encoded by the coding sequence ATGCGTTCAGAGCTATCTTCAACGGGGCAACCGCCTACACTCCGTCCGTATCAGCTTAAGTTGGTCAAAGACCTCTATATCAAGTTAGGACAAGGACACCGTCGCATCGCCATCATTGCCGGAACAGGAGCTGGAAAAACAATCATCGCCGGAAAGATTTGTGCCGATCTGGTTGCACGTGGAATGCAACTCATGTTCCTGGTGCATTTGGATGTGCTGGTGGGGCAAACCTATCGCAAGATGCAAGCCTTTGGGCTGCGCTGTGGGTTTATTAAAGCCGGATGGCAAGAAGATCCAACCGCTCCGATTCAAATTGCTAGTATTCAAACGATGGCACAACGGGACTGGTGGCGCAGTTGGCCTGCTAAAGTGATTTTGTTTGACGAGGGACACACGACGGTTTTTAGCCAAATTGGTCAAACGCTCATCTACGAAACGCATCCTCGATCGATTCACTTGGCCCTGACTGCCACGCCCTACCGCTTAGGACGCGAGCAATTAGGGGACCACATGCAAACGTTTGTTGCCTCTCCAGTGCCCTGGCAGTTGCAGCGTATGGGCTATTTAGCTCCAATGAAATACTTCGGTGTTGATAAAGATGGGCAAGTAGATTTATCAGATGTACGAACGATCGCCGGAGATTTTGACGAACGCGATCTCAAAAATGCTTGCGATCGACCGGAACTGGTACAGCGCATTGTTGAGGAATATCAGCGTCTCGTGTCTGGAAAACGAGCGATCGCCTTTTGCATTGATGTTGAACATGCTCGACATGTAGCCGATGCCTTTAATGCGATTGGCATTGCTGCGGATGTGGTGGATGGCAGTACCCCCATTAAAGAACGACAAAAGTTATACAAAGCGCTGGCTACCAATCAATTACAAGTTTTAACTTCGTGTAATGTTATCAGCATTGGGTTTGATGAACCCAGTGTTGAAGTAGGAATGCTGTTGCGACCTACTCAATCACGCGCGTTGCACCAACAGCAAATTGGTCGAGTGATGCGAATTTCACCCGATACGGGAAAGCAATATGGAATTATTTTAGATCAAGCGGGAAACTTGCAGCGACTGGGGTTTCCAGAAGATATTAAATCCTACTATTTGCCAACCAAGCGCGAGCCGGGTAGCAACGAAGTGTCTCCCGCCAAGCAATGTCCGCACTGCAACCGCTTGGTGTGGGGTTTTATAATGCAGTGCCCCGAGTGTGGCTATTGCTGGCCCAGCGAGCCACAAGTCTGTGCTGAGGAACTGGTTGAAGTGCTGAGTGAACATCAGCAACAGTTGCCGATGATTGAGTTTTACCGGGCACAACGCCGCAAGATGTTTCGCGATGGCGAGTCGCTCAATTGGATTAAGCACAAGTTTTACGAAAAGTTTGGTCGCCTACCAGACCCATCTTGGTGTCAGGGTGCGATCTTTGGGGATAATCCGTCGATCGACGATAAGGTGTCCTATCGGACTTACCTGATGGCCCAAGCTCAGCGGCAAGGCAAGTCTATTTCCTGGGTAATCGATGAGTTTCAGCAGGAATTTGGACTGGATGAATGGCAATCGCTATTCTAA